From a single Carassius carassius chromosome 8, fCarCar2.1, whole genome shotgun sequence genomic region:
- the LOC132144950 gene encoding NLR family CARD domain-containing protein 3-like — translation MNIKCCFIFDGLDECRLSLDFESTVKLCNISESVSVDVLLMNLIVGNLLPSALIWITSRPAAADLVPSECVHRVTEVRGFNDPQKEEYFRKRISDQSLADRIISHLKSSRSLYIMCHIPVFCWISAAVLEKMLSRAESGEIPTTLTQMYTHFLILQTNIKHEKDYEKTVKDEDMIVKLEKLAFQQLVKGNLIFYEEDLRECGIDETEAAVYSGLCTQIFREELGLYQGKSSALFI, via the coding sequence ATGAATATAAAGTGTTGtttcatctttgatggtctggatgagtGTCGTCTGTCTCTGGATTTTGAGAGTACAGTGAAACTATGTAATATATCTGAATCAGTCTCAGTGGACGTGCTGCTGATGAACCTCATTGTGGGGAatctgcttccctctgctctcatctggatcacctccagaccagcagcagctgaTCTCGTCCCCTCTGAGTGTGTCCATCGAGTGACAGAGGTACGAGGCTTCAATGATCCACAGAAGGAGGAATacttcaggaagagaatcagtgatcAGAGTCTGGCCGACAGGATCATCTCACACCTGAAGTCATCAAGGAGCCTctacatcatgtgccacatcccagtgTTCTGCTGGATCTCAGCCGCTGTTCTGGAGAAGATGTTGAGTCGAGCAGAGAGTGGAGAGATTCCCACGACTCTCACTCAGatgtacacacacttcctgaTCCTTCAGACCAACATCAAACATGAGAAGGACTATGAGAAGACAGTTAAAGATGAAGACATGATTGTCAAACTGGAGAAACTAGCTTTTCAGCAGCTTGTGAAAGGAAACCTGATCTTCTACGAGGAAGACCTGAGAGAGTGTGGCATTGatgagacagaagcagcagtgtACTCAGGATTGTGCACTCAGATCTTCAGAGAGGAGTTGGGCTTGTATCAGGGGAAGTCttctgctttgttcatctga